Within Caproicibacterium argilliputei, the genomic segment AAGCGCGGCTGCGAAGTGGAGTACGGCTCCATGTACGAAGTGCACGTTTCCGGTCATGCCTGCCAGGAAGAGCTGAAGCTGATGCAGGGCATTGTCAAGCCGAAGTATTTCATTCCGGTGCACGGAGAGCAGAAAATGCTGCACCAGCACGCGCGGCTTGCCTACTCCATGGGCAAGCGCCCGCAGGATGTCTGCATTGCGGATATCGGGGACGTGATTGAACTTTCGGAGGATCACATGAAGCGCCTGCCCGGCGCGGTGCCTGCCGGCAATGTGCTGGTGGACGGTTTGGGTGTCGGCGATGTGGGCAGCATTGTGCTGCGCGACCGCAAGCATTTGGCGGAAGACGGCCTGATCGTTGTGGTCTGCACGATTGCCGGCGACAGCGGGCACGTGGTGTCCGGACCGGACGTGGTTTCCCGCGGGTTTGTGTATGTGCGCGAAAGCGAGAACCTGATGGATGACGCTAAAGACCTGGTCTTTACAGTGCTGGAACAGTGCGCGGACAATGGCATTCACGACTGGGGCACCTTGAAAACGAATATCAAAGACTCCCTTTCCCGGATGCTGTATGACCGCACACGCCGCAGCCCGATGATTCTGCCGATTATTATGGAAGTATAGAATTTCTGGAAAAAGCAGGGGAGGCATTTGCAGAAACCCGAAAAAGCGTGTATAATATTTTCCAAGCCGGTTCGCACAGCGTTTTGCGGCGGCTGTATTCTGTGCTTTTGAAATTCAAAAGGAACAGACATTTTGTTTGGCAAGAATGAGGTAACCTGCTGTGAGAAAAAGAATCTGGTCCGCTTCGCCGGTGTTTTTCATTCTATCGGGAGCCATGCTCCTGATGGCCTGCCTCTCCTGGCAGTACAATCATATTCTCTTTTTTGTGGAGCTGGGGCTTACCGGTGTTTCTGTTCTGACGGTTTCCATTGCGGTGGCACAGTTCAAAAGTTACGTTGCGGTGTCGGTCAAAGCGGCCAGCAGGGTGCTTTCCGCAGAAGATACGGAAGCGCTGCAGGACTTTACCATGCCGGTCGTCCTGGTGGGAGCCTCGGGGGAAATCATCTGGGTCAACCGGTCATTTTTACAGCGGGTTTCGTCAGAACATGAAGTGCGCGGCGAAAATGTGCAGCGGCTGATTTACCCCCGCACCATCGAGCAGATTGTTGCCGCCGCCGGAACGGACATTACGGTGGACGGCCGCCAGTATTCCGTGTTCGGCGCGGCAGTGGAAAGCGGCACCATCCTGTACTTCGTGGATGATACGTACTATAAGGAAGTCAATCGGGAGTACACAGAAAGTCGGCCGGTCGTGTGTCTTGCCTTCTTTGATAACCGGGAGGAGCTTGCCCGCGACGCAAGCAGCAGCGAAGACAGCCGCATTGCTTCCGAAGTGGAGGACGTGCTCTGCAAATGGGCACAGCAAATGGATGGATTTTCCAAACGGCTTTCCGGTGGGCGCTATCTGATTATGTCAGATGAGCACCATGTGCGCGAAGCGATGGAGCGCCGGTTTGAGGTGTTGGATAAAGTGCGGGAGATCAAAACTGCAGACAACCGCAGTGCCACACTCTCGATGGGCATTGCACGCGGAGCCGGTTCCCTGCAAGAAGCGGAGGATTGGGCGCGCAAGGCGCTGGACATGGCGCTGGGGCGCGGCGGCGACCAGGTTGCACTCAAACAGAAAGATGAAACCTATGAGTTTTTCGGCGGTCTTTCCAAAGGTGTGGAAAAGCACGACAAGGTGCGTACCCGCGTAATTGCCGCCACACTTTCCGACCATATCCGTCAGAGCGACGGCGTGCTGATTATGGGGCACAAATTCGGGGATTTAGATTGCATCGGTGCTGCCGTGGGAATGTGGAGCGCTGTCACAAATGCTCTGCACCGCCCGGCGCGGGTAGTCGTGAACCGCGACCAGTGCATGGCGCGCGCGTTGATTGAGCATATGGAGCGCAACGGCGAAAAGGAAATTTTTATTTCTCCGGAAGAGGCGCTGCCACTGATGACTTCCCATTCCCTTCTGGTGGTGGTAGATACGCATAATCCGGATGTGGTGGAAAGCCGCGAGCTGCTTGCACAGTCGCAGCGCACGGTGGTCATCGACCACCACCGCATGATGGTGCGGCACATTGAAAACGCGCTGGTGTTTTATCACGAACCCTATGCAAGTTCCGCTTCGGAGTTGGTGGCGGAACTGGTACAATACATAGGGGATGCCGCGCTGACCCGGCCGGATGCGGAAGCACTGCTGGCAGGCATTATGCTGGATACGAAGAACTTTGTGCTCAAAACCGGCGTGCGCACATTTGAGGCTGCCGCTTATCTGCGCCGACGCGGTGCGGACACGGTGGAGGTCAAACGCCTGTTTGCCGATAACATCGAAACGTACAAAGCAAAGTACCGTATTGTTTCCAGTGCGCAGATTCACAACGGCTGCGCCGTCACCTATGTGGAAAAAGAATTTCCGGATATCCGGTTGAGCTGCGCGCAGGCGGCAGATGAGTTGCTGTCGATTCAGGGCGTTAAGGCTTCCTATGTGGTTTTCCCCGCCAGTGGCATGGTAAATATCTCCGCCCGCAGCATGGGGGATATGAATGTGCAGCTGGTCATGGAGAAAATGGGCGGCGGCGGTCACCTTTCTATGGCAGGGGCACAGCTTTCCGGTATGACAGTGGAGCAGGTGCGCGACAAGCTGATGCAAGTGCTTTCCACCGGTGTCGGGCAGCCGGAAAAGAAATGAGAACAGCGGGCACAGAAAGCCTGTTTGTGGAGCAAGGAGGATTTTTCATGAAAGTCGTATTACTGCAGGACGTAAAGGCGCACGGCAAAAAAGGGGAACTGGTAACAGTCAGCGAGGGGTACGCCCGCAACTTCCTGCTGCCGCGCGGTCTGGCAAAAGAAGCAAACGCACAGGCAATGAATGAACTGAAAAATGCGGAAGAATCCAAGGCTTATAAGATAAAAATGGAAACCGAAGCGGCGCAGGCCGCAGCTGCCAAGCTGGAAGGAAAAAGCGTGAATATGACGGCGAAGGCCGGTCAGGGCGGCAAGCTTTTCGGTTCTGTCACACCGAAAGAGATTGCGGCCGCCGTTCAGCGGCAGTTCGGTGTTTTGGTCGATAAACGCAAGATTGTCCTTGATACAGAAATCAAGGCGTTTGGTTCTTACCGTTGTGAAGTCAAGCTTTACAATGGAATTTCCGCGCACATAACAGCTGTTGTAACAGAAGCTTAACCTGCACGCAGGTTCAGCGGGAAAGGGGCAACCCAAACCCGTGCCACACGGCACGGAAGGGTTGCTTTTTAATTCCTGCGGGCAAAAAGAAGGAGGGATTCGTGTGGCTGATGCGCTTTCCGCTTACAGCGGCGCCAGCCTGCCGTTTGATTTAGAGGCGGAGCAGGCAGTTTTAGGGGCTATTCTGCTGGACGCATCCTGTTTAGATACCGTGATGGAAGTTTTGCCGGCTTCGGCGTACTTTTATCAAAGCAACCACGCGGTTATTTATGATGCAATGCTGGAAATGTCCAGCGAGGGGCTGCCTATTGACTTTGTCACACTGCTCAGCCGTTTGCGCCGGACACCCGGTTTCGATGAAAATGACGGCAAAAGCTACTTGGTCGAGCTGGCACAGATTGTGCCGTCCATTTCGAACGTGGAAACATACGCGCGGATTGTGCGCGATAAATACGATATCCGCACACTAATTGTCACAGCACGCGAGATTTTGGAAACGGCATCGGAAGGTGCACAGGAGGCGCCGGTGCTTCTGGATGCTGCGGAGCAGAAAATATTTGACATCCGCCGCGGGCAGAATATGCAGGGGCTGCAGCGCATTGACCAGACGCTGATTGAAACTTTTGACCGTCTGGACAACATTACTTCCCAAGAAGGCGAGCAGTATCGCGGCATTCCAACGGGCATTCGCGCACTGGATGACACAATCACTGGCCTGAACCGAACGGATCTGGTTCTGCTGGCGGCGCGTCCTGGCATGGGCAAAACCAGCTTTGCGCTGAACATTGCCCGCCACGCGGCGGTCACCTGCCACAAACGAGTGGCTTTTTTCTCCTTGGAAATGACGCGGGAGCAGCTTGCTTCCCGTTTGCTTTCCACAGAAGCACAGGTGGGCGGCGTGAAGCTGCGCACAGGCAAACTGGTGGACGATGAGTGGGAACGGCTAGTTGAGGCAGGCGATGTGCTGAGCAAAGCGGATATGTACTTTGACGACAACTCCGCAATTACGGTGCCGGAAATGAAGGCCAAGCTGCGCCGCCTGCGGAATGTGGATTTGGTCGTCATTGACTACCTGCAGCTGATGTCCGGCGGAAAAATTGAGAACCGTGTGCAGGAGATTTCCGCGATTACACGAAACCTGAAAATCATGGCAAAGGAACTGAATGTGCCGGTGCTGTGTCTATCACAGCTTTCCCGTGAAAGTGAGAAGCGTAACACCCACCGCCCAATGCTGAGCGACTTGCGTGACTCCGGTTCTATTGAACAGGATGCGGATATCGTGCTGTTTCTGTACCGCGAAGGGTACTACGCCAATACCGGTGACAATGCGGGGCCGGCGCCGGATGAAGATCAAAACAGCGGTGAGTGTATCGTTGCCAAAAACCGTCATGGCGAAACACGCACGGTGCCGCTGCACTGGCAGGGAGAGTTCATGCGTTTTACCGCGCAGGAACTGGTGCGGCAGGAGCCGTAACCGACAGCGAAAAAGGAGGAGCTGTATGGAACAGCAGAGCATGGACAGCCTGGTTTTTCACACCCTGTCGCAGCACCGGATGCTGCGGCCGGGTATGGTTGTGGTGACCGGATTTTCCGGCGGCGCGGACTCAACCGCGCTGCTGCACTGGTTGGCGGCGCATGCGGAAAAGCTGGAAGTGCAGGTGCTGGCAGCCCATGTTAACCACGGTCTGCGCGGCGCGGAGGCGGTGCGTGACGAGCAGGCTGTGCGCCATTTTTGCGCCGAGCGACAGATTCCGCTGCGGGTGCTGCGCGCGGACGTGCGTGCCGAAGCGCGGAAAACGGGAGAAGGACTCGAAGAGTGCGGCCGCCGTCTGCGGTACGCATTTTTTTATGAGATTTGCAGACAATATCCGAATGCGTGCATTGCGACTGCACACACGCTTTCCGACTGTGCGGAAACGGTTCTGCTCAATCTGGCGCGTGGCGCGGGGGCGGCGGGGCTTGCAGGGATTCCGCCGGTGCGCGGAAAAATCATCCGGCCGCTGCTCGCTGTCAGCCGCGCGCAAACAGAGGCTTACTGCCGGGAAAACGGCCTTGCGTTTGTGACGGACAGCAGCAATGCTGACCTGACCTTTGCACGCAATCGGGTGCGTGCGTTGGTGGTACCACAGCTGCGGCAGGTAAATCCCGCCTTTGAGCGCGCGGCTGGTCGTGCCGCAGAAACCCTGCGGGAAGACGAGGCGTGCCTGCGCGAATTTGCGCGGCAGGCACTGGAACAGGCTGCGTGCCATGGCGGTTGGCGAGCAGAGGTGCTCGCAAAGCAGCCTCGTGCTGTGCGGATGCGCGCGCTCAGTCTTGCGGCAGAGGCGGCAGGAGCGGGCAGACTTTCCTGTAAGCATTTGGACGCACTGGACACGCTTCTGCGGCACGGTGGCGGTTGCACGCTGCCAGGGGCGTGCTGCGCCCGTGTGGAGCAGGGGGTTCTGCTTTTTCCGCAGGCAGCGCAGGGGTATCGGCTGCCCTTGCAGGTGCCCCAGACGGCACTGCCAGACGGTCGTGTGCTGTGTGTTTCGGTGCTCAGCCGCACTGCCTATGAACAGGAAAAACGCAAATTATCCTTTTCTAATTGTTTGAATTATGGTACAATAACTTCTGATACCGTTGTTAGAACACGCAAAAGCGGGGACTTTTTTCATCCGGCAGGCAGAAACGGCACAAAATCGTTGAAAAAACTGCTGAATGAGCAGCACATTCCTGCTTCCCTGCGGGGTCGGCTTGCCATGTTGGCAGACAGCAGCGGAATTTTGTGGATTGAGGGCTGCGGCCCCAGCGAAAAGGCAAAAGTGACACCGGCGGCGCAGCAGATCGCGGTGGTTACAATGAAGGAGTGCTTAAAAAATGGAGAACCAGATGCTCGGTGATATCGAGAAAGTATTGTTCAGCGAGGAGCAGCTCGCGGAAATTGTGGAGCGCATCGGAGAGCAGATCAGTGAGGATTATCAGGGCAAAAACTTGCTGCTGGTCAGCGTGCTGAAAGGCTCTGTGGTTTTTATGGCCGATTTGATGCGTGCCATCAAGGTTCCCTGCGAAGTGGACTTTATGTCTGTTTCCAGCTACGGAAACGGCACGAAAACTTCCGGCATCGTCAAAATCACCAAAGATTTGGACATCAACTTAGAGGGATACGACCTTTTGGTTGTGGAAGATATTTTGGACAGCGGCCTGACGTTAAGCTACATACTGGAAATGATGCAGGCACGCAATCCGAAGAGCATCCGCCTGTGCACGCTGTTTGACAAACCCGAGCGGCGCACAGTGAATGTAAAGGCAGACTATGTCGGCGCGGTTGTGCCGGATGATTTTATTGTCGGCTACGGCTTGGATTATGCCCAGAAGTACCGCAACCTGCCCTTTGTGGGGGTCCTCAAGCCGGAAGTTTACGGCGGTTAAGGAGTGATAGTGGCTTGGATAACAAAAAATCGATACGCAACCTGATTTTAGCCATCGCAATTCCGTCTTTCCTGATGATTCTGCTGACGGTACTGTTTGGTGGTACGGCAACACCCACAAAATCCTATAACTTTTCGGATATCATCAATTATTTTGAGCAGGAACAGGTATCGGAATATTCCCTGGACTTCGGTACCGGGGAAATGACCATCAAGCTGAAAGGGGAAACGGACGCCATTTCCTTTGTTGCGCCGAATTCTCAGTATATGCAGGAGCGGCTGGATCCTTATGTAGCGCAGTACAACAAAGACCATTCTTCAAGCCACATGGTTCAGAAACTGCAGCGGCCGCGCGAAACCAACTGGCTGATTTCCATGCTGCCGTTTATCGGCACATTGGCGGTTATGCTGCTGATTGCATATCTGATGATGCGCAAGGTCAACACCGGGCTTGGCGATGCCGGCAAGCAGATGAATTTCGGCAAAGCCAAGGTTAAAAATCTGGAAGATGAAAAGCGCAAAACAACCTTTGCAGATGTGGCCGGCGCGGACGAAGAAAAGGAAGAACTGCAGGAAATTGTAGAATTTTTAAAGAACCCCAGAAAATACAATGAATTGGGTGCGCGTATTCCCAAGGGCGTACTGCTTGTCGGCCCTCCCGGCACCGGTAAAACCCTGCTGGCGCGTGCAGTCGCCGGGGAAGCAGGCGTACCGTTTTTCTCCATTTCCGGTTCGGATTTTGTGGAGATGTTCGTCGGTGTGGGCGCTTCCCGTGTGCGTGACCTGTTCGAGCAGGCCAAAAAGAACAGTCCCTGCATCGTTTTCATTGATGAGATCGACGCGGTGGGCCGTCAGCGCGGCGCCGGTTTGGGCGGCGGGCATGATGAGCGCGAGCAGACGCTGAACCAGTTGCTGGTTGAGATGGACGGTTTCGGCGCCAACGAAGGCGTCATCATGATTGCTGCGACTAACCGGCCGGATATTCTGGACCCGGCGCTGATGCGTCCCGGTCGTTTTGACCGCCAGGTCATGGTGGGCTATCCGGACATTCAGGGCCGCGAGGCAATCCTGCACGTGCACGCGCGCGGGAAACCGCTTGCGCCGGATGTGAACCTGAAAACGATTGCCGGCTCTACGGCGGGCTTTACCGGCGCGGATTTGGAAAACCTGCTGAACGAAGCGGCGCTGCTCACAGCGCGCAGAAGCAAAAAAGCGATTACCATGCAGGAAATCGAGGAAGCAACCATCAAGGTTGTAGTCGGCACAGAAAAAAAGAGCCATGTGATGAGCGACCGTGAAAAGAAACTCACTGCCTATCACGAGGGCGGTCACGCCGTGGCAACGTACTTCTGCCCGACACAGGACCCCGTGCACCAAATCAGTATTATTCCGCGCGGCATGGCGGGCGGATTTACCATGCAGATTCCCACGGAGGATCGCTCTTACAAATCCAAAAAGGAAATGGAAGAGGACTTGGTTGTTATGCTTGGCGGGCGGGTGTCCGAATCCCTGACCATGGACGATATTTCCACTGGCGCCAGCAATGATATTGAGCGTGCCACCAAATTGGCGCGTTCCATGGTGACGAAATACGGAATGTCGTCGGCGCTTGGGCCGATTACGTACGGGCGCGATGAAAGCGAACCATTCCTTGGCCGCGATATGGGTCATGTGCGCGATTACTCCGAGGAAACCGCCGCGGCAATCGACAAGGAAATTAAGAATATCATGACCGCTGCTTATGACCGCACAGAGAGCATTCTGCGGGAGCATATGGATAAGCTGCACGAAGTGGCACGCTACCTGTTCCTGCATGAAAAGATGAGCGGCGAGGAGTTCCAGAAAGTCATGCAGAACCGCATGGACGGCGAGGGGCGGGAGCTGCCGCAGCCGCCCGCTGCAGAGCCGCTGCCGGAAGCGTAGTTGAGTTTCCCGCTTAACCGAATAGTCAGCCGGAATCAGGGGAGTGCAGCAGTTCCCCTGATTTCTTGCTTTTGGGGGGAGTTCCTCCCACTCAAATTCCCATAACTTGCACGACCTGGTATAATGAATGGGTAACAACACAGTTTACATTGCAGGAGACGGATATGCCTAAAAAAAATCAAAGTTATGATAATGAAAGTATTTCGATGCTGAAAGGTGCCGACCGTGTCCGGCTGCGTCCGGCGGTCATTTTCGGTTCGGACGGGATTGAGGGCTGCGAGCACTCAATTTTTGAGATTCTTTCCAATGCCATCGATGAAGCACGCGAGGGCTACGGAAAGGAAATCACGATTACACGGTACAGTGACTGCTCTGTACAGGTGGA encodes:
- the tilS gene encoding tRNA lysidine(34) synthetase TilS yields the protein MEQQSMDSLVFHTLSQHRMLRPGMVVVTGFSGGADSTALLHWLAAHAEKLEVQVLAAHVNHGLRGAEAVRDEQAVRHFCAERQIPLRVLRADVRAEARKTGEGLEECGRRLRYAFFYEICRQYPNACIATAHTLSDCAETVLLNLARGAGAAGLAGIPPVRGKIIRPLLAVSRAQTEAYCRENGLAFVTDSSNADLTFARNRVRALVVPQLRQVNPAFERAAGRAAETLREDEACLREFARQALEQAACHGGWRAEVLAKQPRAVRMRALSLAAEAAGAGRLSCKHLDALDTLLRHGGGCTLPGACCARVEQGVLLFPQAAQGYRLPLQVPQTALPDGRVLCVSVLSRTAYEQEKRKLSFSNCLNYGTITSDTVVRTRKSGDFFHPAGRNGTKSLKKLLNEQHIPASLRGRLAMLADSSGILWIEGCGPSEKAKVTPAAQQIAVVTMKECLKNGEPDAR
- the ftsH gene encoding ATP-dependent zinc metalloprotease FtsH is translated as MDNKKSIRNLILAIAIPSFLMILLTVLFGGTATPTKSYNFSDIINYFEQEQVSEYSLDFGTGEMTIKLKGETDAISFVAPNSQYMQERLDPYVAQYNKDHSSSHMVQKLQRPRETNWLISMLPFIGTLAVMLLIAYLMMRKVNTGLGDAGKQMNFGKAKVKNLEDEKRKTTFADVAGADEEKEELQEIVEFLKNPRKYNELGARIPKGVLLVGPPGTGKTLLARAVAGEAGVPFFSISGSDFVEMFVGVGASRVRDLFEQAKKNSPCIVFIDEIDAVGRQRGAGLGGGHDEREQTLNQLLVEMDGFGANEGVIMIAATNRPDILDPALMRPGRFDRQVMVGYPDIQGREAILHVHARGKPLAPDVNLKTIAGSTAGFTGADLENLLNEAALLTARRSKKAITMQEIEEATIKVVVGTEKKSHVMSDREKKLTAYHEGGHAVATYFCPTQDPVHQISIIPRGMAGGFTMQIPTEDRSYKSKKEMEEDLVVMLGGRVSESLTMDDISTGASNDIERATKLARSMVTKYGMSSALGPITYGRDESEPFLGRDMGHVRDYSEETAAAIDKEIKNIMTAAYDRTESILREHMDKLHEVARYLFLHEKMSGEEFQKVMQNRMDGEGRELPQPPAAEPLPEA
- the dnaB gene encoding replicative DNA helicase; the protein is MADALSAYSGASLPFDLEAEQAVLGAILLDASCLDTVMEVLPASAYFYQSNHAVIYDAMLEMSSEGLPIDFVTLLSRLRRTPGFDENDGKSYLVELAQIVPSISNVETYARIVRDKYDIRTLIVTAREILETASEGAQEAPVLLDAAEQKIFDIRRGQNMQGLQRIDQTLIETFDRLDNITSQEGEQYRGIPTGIRALDDTITGLNRTDLVLLAARPGMGKTSFALNIARHAAVTCHKRVAFFSLEMTREQLASRLLSTEAQVGGVKLRTGKLVDDEWERLVEAGDVLSKADMYFDDNSAITVPEMKAKLRRLRNVDLVVIDYLQLMSGGKIENRVQEISAITRNLKIMAKELNVPVLCLSQLSRESEKRNTHRPMLSDLRDSGSIEQDADIVLFLYREGYYANTGDNAGPAPDEDQNSGECIVAKNRHGETRTVPLHWQGEFMRFTAQELVRQEP
- the rplI gene encoding 50S ribosomal protein L9, whose product is MKVVLLQDVKAHGKKGELVTVSEGYARNFLLPRGLAKEANAQAMNELKNAEESKAYKIKMETEAAQAAAAKLEGKSVNMTAKAGQGGKLFGSVTPKEIAAAVQRQFGVLVDKRKIVLDTEIKAFGSYRCEVKLYNGISAHITAVVTEA
- the hpt gene encoding hypoxanthine phosphoribosyltransferase; its protein translation is MLGDIEKVLFSEEQLAEIVERIGEQISEDYQGKNLLLVSVLKGSVVFMADLMRAIKVPCEVDFMSVSSYGNGTKTSGIVKITKDLDINLEGYDLLVVEDILDSGLTLSYILEMMQARNPKSIRLCTLFDKPERRTVNVKADYVGAVVPDDFIVGYGLDYAQKYRNLPFVGVLKPEVYGG
- a CDS encoding DHH family phosphoesterase, translated to MRKRIWSASPVFFILSGAMLLMACLSWQYNHILFFVELGLTGVSVLTVSIAVAQFKSYVAVSVKAASRVLSAEDTEALQDFTMPVVLVGASGEIIWVNRSFLQRVSSEHEVRGENVQRLIYPRTIEQIVAAAGTDITVDGRQYSVFGAAVESGTILYFVDDTYYKEVNREYTESRPVVCLAFFDNREELARDASSSEDSRIASEVEDVLCKWAQQMDGFSKRLSGGRYLIMSDEHHVREAMERRFEVLDKVREIKTADNRSATLSMGIARGAGSLQEAEDWARKALDMALGRGGDQVALKQKDETYEFFGGLSKGVEKHDKVRTRVIAATLSDHIRQSDGVLIMGHKFGDLDCIGAAVGMWSAVTNALHRPARVVVNRDQCMARALIEHMERNGEKEIFISPEEALPLMTSHSLLVVVDTHNPDVVESRELLAQSQRTVVIDHHRMMVRHIENALVFYHEPYASSASELVAELVQYIGDAALTRPDAEALLAGIMLDTKNFVLKTGVRTFEAAAYLRRRGADTVEVKRLFADNIETYKAKYRIVSSAQIHNGCAVTYVEKEFPDIRLSCAQAADELLSIQGVKASYVVFPASGMVNISARSMGDMNVQLVMEKMGGGGHLSMAGAQLSGMTVEQVRDKLMQVLSTGVGQPEKK